In the Pseudomonas orientalis genome, one interval contains:
- a CDS encoding NAD-glutamate dehydrogenase, with protein sequence MAFFTAASKADFQHQLQAALAQHISEQALPQVALFAEQFFGIISLDELTQRRLSDLAGCTLSAWRLLERFDHTQPQVRVYNPDYERHGWQSTHTAVEVLHHDLPFLVDSVRTELNRRGYSIHTLQTTVLSVRRGSKGELLEVLPKGTQGDGILQESLMYLEIDRCANAAELNVLSKELEQVLGEVRVAVADFEPMKAKVQDLLAGIDASAFTIDGEEKAEIKNFLEWLVGNHFTFLGYEEFVVRDEADGGHIEYDAGSFLGLTKLLRAGLTAEDLRIEDYAVAYLREPTVLSFAKAAHPSRVHRPAYPDYVSIREISADGKVIKEHRFMGLYTSSVYGESVRVIPYIRRKVAEIERRSGFQAKAHLGKELAQVVEVLPRDDLFQTPVDELFSTVMSIVQIQERNKIRVFLRKDPYGRFCYCLAYVPRDIYSTEVRQKIQQVLMDRLKASDCEFWTFFSESVLARVQLILRVDPKNRLDIDPLQLEKEVVQACRSWQDDYASLVVESFGEAHGTNVLADFPKGFPAGYRERFAAHSAVVDMQHLNSLTEANPLVMSFYQPLGQVSGQRELHCKLYHADTPLALSDVLPILENLGLRVLGEFPYRLRHANGREFWIHDFAFIAAEGVNLDISQLNDTLQDAFVHIVHGDAENDAFNRLVLTAGLPWRDVALLRAYARYLKQIRLGFDLGYIASTLNNHTDIARELTRLFKTRFYLARKLTADDLEDKQQRLEQAILTALDDVQVLNEDRILRRYLDLIKATLRTNFYQTDANGQNKSYFSFKFNPHAIPELPKPVPKFEIFVYSPRVEGVHLRFGNVARGGLRWSDREEDFRTEVLGLVKAQQVKNSVIVPVGAKGGFLPRRLPLGGSRDEIAAEGIACYRIFISGLLDITDNLKDGALVPPVNVVRHDNDDPYLVVAADKGTATFSDIANGIAIDYGFWLGDAFASGGSAGYDHKKMGITAKGAWVGVQRHFRERGINVQEDSITVVGVGDMAGDVFGNGLLMSDKLQLVAAFNHLHIFIDPNPNPATSFVERQRLFELPRSAWTDYDTSIMSEGGGIFSRSAKSIAISAQMKERFDIKADKLTPTELLNALLKAPVDLLWNGGIGTYVKASTESHADVGDKANDALRVNGNELRCKVVGEGGNLGMTQLGRVEFGLNGGGSNTDFIDNAGGVDCSDHEVNIKILLNEVVQAGDMTDKQRNQLLASMTDEVGNLVLGNNYKQTQALSLAARKAYERAAEYKRLMSDLEGRGKLDRAIEYLPTEEQLVERAATGKGLTRPELSVLISYSKIDLKEALLKSQVPDDEYLTRDMETAFPPSLVAKFSEAMRRHRLKREIVSTQIANDLVNHMGITFVQRLKESTGMSPANVAGAYVIVRDIFHLPHWFRQIEALDHQVSADVQLELMDELMRLGRRATRWFLRSRRNEQDAGRDTAHFGPHLAALGLKLDELLEGPTREGWQNRYQAYTQAGVPELLARMVAGTTHLYTLLPIIEAADVTGHDAAEVAKAYFAVGSALDLPWYLQQISDLPVANNWQAQAREAFRDDVDWQQRAITISVLQMADAPQDMEARVALWLEQHQDMADRWRAMMVEIRAAVGTDYAMYAVANRELLDLALSGQSVL encoded by the coding sequence ATGGCGTTCTTCACCGCAGCCAGCAAGGCCGACTTCCAGCACCAACTGCAAGCGGCACTGGCGCAGCACATCAGTGAACAGGCACTGCCACAAGTGGCGCTGTTCGCTGAGCAATTCTTCGGCATTATTTCCCTGGACGAACTGACCCAGCGTCGCCTTTCCGACCTGGCCGGTTGCACCCTGTCTGCCTGGCGCCTGCTTGAGCGCTTCGATCACACCCAACCGCAAGTGCGGGTCTACAACCCCGATTACGAACGTCATGGCTGGCAATCGACCCACACCGCGGTCGAAGTGCTGCACCATGACTTGCCATTCCTGGTGGACTCGGTGCGTACCGAGCTCAACCGTCGTGGCTACAGCATCCACACCCTGCAAACCACCGTGCTCAGTGTGCGCCGTGGCAGCAAGGGCGAGCTGCTGGAAGTGCTGCCCAAGGGCACCCAGGGCGACGGCATCCTGCAAGAATCGCTGATGTACCTGGAAATCGACCGCTGCGCCAACGCCGCCGAGCTGAACGTGCTGAGCAAAGAGCTTGAGCAGGTGCTGGGCGAAGTGCGTGTGGCCGTGGCCGATTTCGAGCCGATGAAAGCCAAGGTCCAGGACCTGCTGGCCGGTATCGACGCCAGCGCTTTCACTATCGACGGCGAAGAAAAAGCCGAGATCAAGAACTTCCTCGAGTGGCTGGTGGGCAACCACTTCACCTTCCTGGGCTACGAAGAGTTCGTGGTACGTGACGAGGCGGACGGCGGTCATATCGAATATGACGCCGGCTCCTTCCTCGGTCTGACCAAGCTGCTGCGCGCCGGCCTCACCGCCGAAGACCTGCGCATCGAAGACTACGCCGTCGCCTACCTGCGCGAACCGACCGTGCTGTCGTTCGCCAAGGCCGCCCACCCAAGCCGCGTGCACCGCCCGGCTTACCCGGACTACGTGTCGATCCGTGAGATCAGCGCCGACGGCAAGGTCATCAAGGAACACCGCTTCATGGGCCTGTACACCTCCTCGGTGTACGGCGAAAGCGTGCGGGTGATTCCTTACATCCGCCGCAAGGTGGCGGAAATCGAGCGCCGCTCGGGCTTCCAGGCCAAGGCGCACCTGGGTAAAGAGCTGGCCCAGGTGGTTGAAGTACTGCCCCGTGACGACCTGTTCCAGACCCCGGTCGATGAGCTGTTCAGCACCGTGATGTCGATCGTGCAGATCCAGGAGCGCAACAAGATCCGCGTGTTCCTGCGCAAAGACCCGTACGGCCGTTTCTGCTACTGCCTGGCCTACGTGCCGCGTGACATCTATTCCACCGAAGTGCGCCAGAAAATCCAGCAAGTGCTGATGGATCGCCTGAAAGCCTCGGACTGCGAATTCTGGACCTTCTTCTCCGAGTCCGTGCTGGCCCGTGTGCAACTGATTCTGCGGGTTGACCCGAAGAACCGCCTGGACATCGACCCGCTGCAACTGGAAAAGGAAGTGGTGCAAGCCTGCCGCAGCTGGCAGGACGACTACGCCAGCCTGGTGGTGGAAAGCTTCGGTGAAGCCCACGGCACCAACGTGCTGGCAGACTTCCCGAAAGGTTTCCCGGCCGGCTACCGCGAGCGTTTCGCCGCGCATTCGGCCGTGGTCGACATGCAGCACCTCAACAGCCTCACCGAAGCCAACCCGCTGGTGATGAGTTTCTACCAGCCGCTGGGCCAGGTCTCCGGCCAGCGCGAGCTGCATTGCAAGCTCTACCATGCGGACACCCCGCTGGCATTGTCCGACGTGCTGCCGATCCTGGAAAACCTCGGCCTGCGCGTGCTGGGCGAATTCCCGTACCGCCTGCGTCATGCCAATGGCCGTGAGTTCTGGATCCATGATTTCGCGTTCATCGCCGCCGAAGGCGTGAACCTGGACATCTCGCAGCTCAACGACACGCTGCAGGACGCCTTCGTGCACATCGTTCACGGCGATGCCGAAAACGATGCGTTCAACCGCCTGGTGCTCACCGCCGGCCTGCCATGGCGTGACGTGGCGCTGTTGCGCGCGTATGCACGTTACCTCAAGCAGATCCGCCTGGGCTTCGACCTCGGCTACATCGCCAGCACCCTGAACAACCACACCGACATCGCCCGCGAGTTGACTCGGTTATTCAAGACCCGCTTCTACCTGGCGCGCAAGCTCACCGCCGACGACCTGGAAGACAAGCAGCAACGCCTGGAACAAGCGATCCTCACCGCGCTGGACGACGTCCAGGTGCTCAACGAGGACCGCATCCTGCGTCGTTACCTGGACCTGATCAAGGCGACCCTGCGCACCAACTTCTACCAGACCGACGCCAACGGCCAGAACAAGTCGTACTTCAGCTTCAAGTTCAACCCGCACGCTATCCCTGAGCTGCCCAAGCCGGTGCCGAAGTTCGAAATCTTCGTCTACTCGCCGCGCGTCGAAGGTGTGCACCTGCGCTTTGGCAATGTGGCCCGTGGCGGCCTGCGCTGGTCCGACCGTGAAGAAGACTTCCGTACCGAAGTGCTCGGCCTGGTAAAAGCCCAGCAGGTGAAGAACTCGGTGATCGTGCCGGTGGGGGCCAAGGGCGGCTTCCTGCCGCGTCGCCTGCCATTGGGCGGCAGCCGTGACGAGATCGCGGCCGAGGGCATTGCCTGCTACCGCATCTTCATTTCCGGGCTGCTGGACATCACCGACAACCTCAAGGACGGCGCCCTGGTGCCGCCGGTCAACGTTGTGCGCCATGACAACGATGACCCGTATCTGGTGGTAGCGGCGGACAAGGGCACTGCGACCTTCTCCGACATCGCCAACGGCATCGCCATCGACTACGGCTTCTGGCTGGGCGATGCGTTCGCCTCCGGTGGTTCGGCAGGTTACGACCACAAGAAAATGGGCATCACCGCCAAAGGCGCGTGGGTCGGTGTGCAGCGTCACTTCCGTGAACGCGGCATCAACGTGCAGGAAGACAGCATCACCGTGGTCGGCGTCGGCGATATGGCCGGTGACGTGTTCGGTAACGGCTTGCTCATGTCCGACAAGCTGCAACTGGTCGCGGCCTTCAACCACTTGCACATCTTCATCGACCCTAACCCTAACCCGGCCACCAGCTTCGTCGAGCGCCAGCGCCTGTTCGAGCTGCCGCGTTCGGCCTGGACCGACTACGACACCAGCATCATGTCCGAAGGCGGCGGGATCTTCTCGCGCAGCGCCAAGAGCATCGCCATCTCGGCACAGATGAAAGAACGCTTCGACATCAAGGCCGACAAACTGACCCCGACCGAGCTGCTCAACGCCTTGCTCAAGGCGCCGGTGGACCTGTTGTGGAACGGCGGTATCGGTACCTACGTCAAGGCCAGCACCGAGAGCCACGCCGATGTGGGTGACAAGGCCAACGACGCGCTGCGCGTCAACGGCAACGAGTTGCGCTGCAAGGTGGTGGGCGAGGGCGGCAACCTGGGCATGACCCAACTGGGCCGTGTGGAATTCGGCCTCAATGGCGGCGGCTCCAACACCGACTTCATCGACAACGCCGGTGGTGTGGACTGCTCCGACCACGAAGTGAACATCAAGATCCTGCTCAACGAAGTGGTGCAGGCCGGTGACATGACCGACAAGCAACGCAACCAGTTGCTGGCGAGCATGACCGACGAAGTCGGCAACCTGGTGTTGGGCAACAACTACAAGCAGACCCAGGCCCTGTCCCTGGCCGCGCGCAAGGCTTACGAGCGTGCCGCCGAGTACAAGCGCCTGATGAGCGACCTGGAAGGCCGTGGCAAGCTGGACCGCGCCATCGAGTACCTGCCGACCGAGGAGCAGCTTGTCGAGCGCGCCGCGACGGGCAAGGGCCTGACGCGTCCGGAGCTGTCGGTGTTGATCTCCTACAGCAAGATCGACCTCAAGGAAGCGCTGCTCAAGTCCCAGGTCCCGGATGACGAATACCTGACCCGCGACATGGAAACCGCGTTCCCGCCGAGCCTGGTGGCCAAGTTCTCCGAGGCCATGCGTCGCCATCGCCTCAAGCGCGAGATCGTCAGCACCCAGATCGCCAACGACCTGGTCAACCACATGGGCATCACCTTCGTTCAGCGACTCAAGGAGTCGACCGGCATGAGCCCGGCGAACGTGGCGGGCGCCTATGTGATCGTGCGCGATATCTTCCATCTCCCGCACTGGTTCCGTCAGATCGAAGCCCTGGATCACCAGGTGTCGGCCGACGTGCAACTGGAACTGATGGACGAGTTGATGCGCCTGGGCCGTCGCGCCACGCGCTGGTTCCTGCGCAGCCGTCGCAACGAACAGGACGCCGGGCGTGACACTGCGCACTTCGGTCCGCACCTGGCCGCGCTGGGCCTCAAGCTTGATGAACTGCTCGAAGGTCCGACCCGTGAAGGCTGGCAGAACCGCTACCAGGCCTACACCCAGGCCGGCGTGCCGGAGTTGTTGGCGCGCATGGTTGCAGGCACGACCCACCTGTACACCCTGCTGCCGATCATCGAAGCCGCCGACGTGACCGGGCATGACGCCGCCGAAGTGGCCAAGGCCTACTTCGCCGTCGGCAGCGCCCTGGACCTGCCATGGTACCTGCAGCAGATCAGTGATCTGCCAGTGGCCAACAACTGGCAGGCCCAGGCCCGCGAAGCCTTCCGCGATGACGTGGACTGGCAGCAACGGGCGATCACCATTTCGGTCCTGCAAATGGCCGATGCGCCACAAGACATGGAAGCCCGCGTGGCCCTGTGGCTTGAGCAGCACCAGGACATGGCGGATCGCTGGCGCGCGATGATGGTGGAAATTCGTGCTGCGGTCGGCACGGACTACGCCATGTACGCGGTGGCCAACCGTGAGTTGCTGGACCTGGCGTTGAGCGGTCAGTCGGTGCTGTAA
- a CDS encoding sel1 repeat family protein → MIIDTKVYENLYTLISQLHEQKASLTEPLKTSLSELINTSKEIGTALFHQERFEEAEFYLTFPGLAGEAEAQYAMATCTGYQLGAFRYPFARTVGWLRLAAAQDHVLALMWLGDTQSLAKAKALSTEGAAQGDIQSMFNLYTLTQDITWLTKAADTGNPRALYKLAQTYQKHPGLMPDALERTATIEALCARAADSGYPWALADRLFSPTSNATMVEKQRRLAQLAWTGDQNGLLEYGYALAALPRDNTKPARTYGMDRDLPKAYAALKFEWDRTATTRPVPGLEEAIDFISHQMNVDEHDAALASQSELKSKIASSVKYHEPKVVVGYSPY, encoded by the coding sequence ATGATCATTGATACAAAAGTTTACGAGAACCTGTACACCCTGATTAGCCAATTACACGAGCAAAAGGCTTCCCTCACAGAGCCGTTGAAAACCTCGTTGAGCGAACTGATCAATACATCGAAAGAGATCGGAACAGCGTTGTTCCATCAAGAACGCTTTGAAGAAGCTGAATTCTATTTGACGTTCCCTGGGCTGGCCGGCGAAGCCGAAGCACAGTACGCCATGGCTACCTGCACCGGTTACCAACTCGGCGCGTTCCGCTACCCATTCGCGCGAACTGTAGGATGGCTCCGGCTCGCAGCGGCGCAGGATCATGTCCTGGCCTTGATGTGGCTGGGTGATACCCAATCGCTGGCAAAGGCTAAGGCACTGTCCACAGAGGGGGCAGCCCAAGGTGACATACAAAGCATGTTCAATTTGTATACCCTGACCCAGGACATCACCTGGCTGACCAAGGCTGCCGATACGGGCAACCCCAGGGCCCTCTATAAACTTGCTCAAACCTATCAGAAACACCCGGGACTGATGCCCGACGCCCTGGAGCGCACGGCAACAATTGAAGCATTGTGTGCAAGAGCCGCTGACAGCGGATATCCATGGGCACTCGCGGACCGTTTGTTCTCCCCGACCTCAAACGCCACGATGGTTGAAAAGCAGCGAAGACTTGCTCAATTGGCGTGGACAGGCGACCAGAACGGGTTGCTCGAGTATGGCTATGCACTTGCCGCCCTTCCCCGGGACAACACCAAACCTGCTCGTACCTATGGAATGGACAGAGACCTGCCCAAGGCCTATGCCGCGCTGAAATTCGAGTGGGATAGAACGGCTACCACCAGGCCTGTCCCAGGACTGGAAGAGGCTATCGATTTCATCTCTCATCAGATGAATGTGGATGAGCACGACGCCGCCCTGGCCAGTCAGTCGGAGCTGAAAAGCAAAATAGCCTCATCCGTTAAATATCATGAACCCAAGGTCGTTGTAGGTTACTCACCCTATTGA
- a CDS encoding GntR family transcriptional regulator has translation MNAHALHDATFLAPLRLACDKKPSVEDVYPRLFDAILEQRIAPASRFSEEGLGETFGVSRSVIRRVLAKLSLQQVIILRPNQRAQVAAPDALQTRQIMEARRRVEMTVVQLACAQAKPSQIRQLRELINGERECIARKQRGAAIRLSGEFHLQLAMIAGNTPLAQFLNSLVPLTALAIAQCPETAHTKDTWEEHAAIADAVERHDCTTAVERMSQHLNHLEYRLVTPL, from the coding sequence ATGAACGCTCACGCTTTGCACGACGCAACCTTCCTTGCTCCCCTGCGTCTGGCCTGCGACAAAAAGCCTTCGGTGGAGGACGTCTACCCCCGGTTGTTCGACGCCATTCTGGAACAACGCATCGCCCCCGCCAGTCGTTTCAGTGAGGAAGGCCTGGGTGAGACCTTTGGTGTGAGCCGCAGTGTGATTCGCCGCGTACTGGCAAAGCTATCCTTGCAGCAAGTGATCATCCTGCGCCCCAACCAGCGCGCCCAGGTGGCTGCGCCGGATGCCCTGCAAACCCGGCAGATTATGGAAGCGCGGCGCAGGGTCGAGATGACCGTAGTACAACTGGCGTGCGCTCAGGCAAAACCGTCCCAAATACGCCAATTGCGCGAACTGATCAACGGCGAACGTGAGTGCATTGCCCGTAAACAACGCGGGGCCGCGATCCGCTTGTCGGGAGAATTCCACCTGCAGTTGGCGATGATCGCGGGAAATACGCCGCTGGCGCAATTCCTCAATAGCCTGGTGCCTTTGACGGCTTTGGCCATTGCGCAATGCCCGGAAACGGCCCATACGAAGGATACGTGGGAAGAACACGCTGCGATTGCCGATGCCGTAGAGCGGCATGATTGCACCACTGCTGTAGAGCGGATGAGCCAGCACCTTAATCACCTCGAATACCGCCTCGTTACCCCGCTCTAA
- a CDS encoding FadR/GntR family transcriptional regulator: MISTSTVVNSVVEKLRAALARGQWRRGEMLPGQRELAEQLGISRPSLREAVIVLETLGLVRSMPGKGVVVLETSVSEPQSSDAVADASLEDILQLRYTLEPFIVGLVAQSISSKEIGQLRLTLMDMREALDAGDAEAGMNAYIGFHEELFALTSNPIFQNVVQQTSNALKQSAQVLRNSPEHLAERLQENEAVVRAIRNKNSALASAEMRRHILQEGLRMGIRLNIPDDHLGS; the protein is encoded by the coding sequence GTGATCAGCACCTCAACCGTCGTCAATTCAGTCGTAGAAAAGCTGCGCGCCGCCCTGGCACGTGGCCAATGGCGCCGGGGTGAAATGCTGCCTGGCCAGCGTGAACTGGCCGAACAGCTGGGCATCAGCCGCCCCAGCCTGCGCGAAGCGGTGATCGTGCTGGAAACCCTCGGCCTGGTGCGCTCCATGCCCGGCAAAGGCGTGGTGGTGCTGGAAACCAGCGTCAGCGAGCCGCAGTCGAGCGACGCCGTGGCCGATGCCAGCCTGGAAGACATTCTGCAACTGCGCTATACCCTGGAACCCTTCATCGTCGGCCTGGTCGCCCAATCCATCAGCAGCAAGGAAATCGGCCAACTGCGCCTGACCCTGATGGACATGCGCGAAGCCCTGGATGCCGGTGACGCCGAAGCGGGCATGAACGCCTACATTGGTTTTCACGAAGAGCTGTTTGCCCTGACCTCCAACCCGATCTTCCAGAACGTGGTGCAACAAACCAGTAACGCGCTCAAGCAAAGTGCCCAGGTGCTGCGCAACTCACCGGAGCACCTGGCCGAACGCCTGCAGGAAAATGAAGCCGTGGTACGCGCAATCCGCAATAAGAACAGCGCCCTGGCCAGTGCTGAAATGCGTCGGCACATCCTGCAGGAAGGCTTGCGCATGGGCATCCGCCTGAATATCCCGGATGACCATCTGGGCAGCTGA
- a CDS encoding C4-dicarboxylate transporter DctA: protein MLRWCSRSIFLQVVIGLMLGVICGLALPEFSSQLKPLGDGFIKLIKMLIGLIVFCVVVSGISGAGDLKKVGRIGLKSVIYFEVLTTVALVLGLIMAFSTGIGSGANIHLEQLSSAGLNELADKGQHIKGTSQFLMDLIPNSVIGAFADNNVLQVLLFSVLFGSALNLVGEAASGISRLINELSHVIFRIMGMIVRLAPIGVFGAIAFTTSTYGLDSLQHLGSLVGLFYLTCLAFVALILGLVMRLSGLRMLPLLKYLREELLIVMGTASSDAVLPQIMRKLEHLGIGSSTVGLVIPTGYSFNLDGFSIYLTLAIVFIANATGTPLSMTDLLTILLVSLITSKGAHGIPGSALVILAATLTAIPAIPVVGLVLVLAVDWFMGIGRALTNLIGNCVATVAIARWEKDIDIQRANKVLDGQQGYAFQAKKPVLPAHQEF, encoded by the coding sequence ATGCTCAGATGGTGCTCGCGTTCGATTTTCCTGCAAGTCGTGATTGGCCTGATGCTAGGCGTTATTTGCGGCCTGGCCCTTCCCGAATTCTCCTCGCAACTCAAACCCTTGGGTGACGGCTTTATCAAGCTGATCAAAATGTTGATCGGCCTGATTGTATTCTGCGTCGTGGTCAGCGGTATTTCCGGCGCCGGCGATTTGAAGAAAGTCGGGCGCATTGGCTTGAAGTCGGTGATCTATTTCGAAGTGCTGACCACCGTCGCCCTGGTGCTCGGCCTGATCATGGCTTTCAGCACCGGCATCGGCAGCGGCGCCAACATCCATCTGGAACAACTGTCTTCAGCCGGCCTGAATGAACTGGCCGACAAGGGCCAGCACATCAAAGGCACCAGTCAGTTCCTGATGGACCTGATCCCCAACTCGGTGATCGGTGCCTTTGCCGACAACAACGTGCTGCAGGTGCTGTTGTTCTCCGTGCTGTTCGGCAGTGCGCTGAACCTGGTGGGCGAAGCGGCGAGCGGCATCTCGCGGCTGATCAACGAGCTGAGCCATGTGATCTTCCGCATCATGGGCATGATTGTGCGCCTGGCACCCATCGGCGTATTCGGCGCGATCGCGTTCACCACCAGCACTTACGGCCTGGACTCCCTGCAGCACCTGGGCAGCCTGGTAGGCCTGTTCTACCTGACCTGCCTGGCGTTCGTCGCGCTGATCCTGGGCCTGGTGATGCGCTTGTCGGGCCTGCGCATGCTGCCGCTGCTCAAGTACCTGCGCGAAGAGTTGCTGATCGTGATGGGCACGGCTTCGTCCGACGCGGTGCTGCCGCAGATCATGCGCAAGCTGGAGCACTTGGGCATCGGCAGCTCCACCGTGGGCCTGGTGATTCCTACCGGGTACTCGTTCAACCTCGACGGTTTCTCGATCTACCTGACCCTGGCCATCGTATTTATCGCCAACGCCACCGGCACCCCGCTGTCGATGACCGACCTGCTGACCATCCTGCTGGTATCGTTGATCACCTCCAAAGGTGCCCACGGCATTCCGGGCTCGGCGCTGGTGATTCTGGCGGCCACGCTCACGGCTATCCCGGCCATTCCGGTGGTAGGCCTGGTGCTGGTACTCGCGGTGGACTGGTTCATGGGCATTGGCCGCGCGTTGACCAACCTGATCGGTAACTGCGTCGCCACCGTGGCCATCGCGCGCTGGGAGAAAGACATTGATATCCAGCGCGCCAACAAGGTACTCGACGGTCAGCAAGGCTATGCCTTCCAGGCCAAGAAGCCGGTATTGCCGGCGCATCAGGAATTCTGA
- a CDS encoding DNA-3-methyladenine glycosylase I, with protein MDPSGLTLDEAGRTHCAWRNGAPQYLHYHDQEWGVPVADDVLLYEKICLEGFQAGMAWITILRKREQFRRAFDGFDFRKVAQYGEADIERLMSDPGIVRNRAKILSTINNARRACELVNETGSLARWVWSFEPDPQERPALVDLAYWNANPTSPASVRLSKALKKRGWTFVGPTTMYALMQALGMVNDHLEGCVCRERIEALRRQFERP; from the coding sequence ATGGACCCATCGGGATTGACGCTGGATGAAGCCGGGCGCACCCATTGCGCCTGGCGCAACGGCGCGCCGCAATACCTGCATTATCACGACCAGGAGTGGGGCGTGCCGGTGGCGGATGACGTGCTGTTGTACGAGAAGATTTGCCTGGAAGGTTTTCAGGCGGGGATGGCGTGGATCACCATTTTGCGCAAGCGTGAGCAGTTTAGGCGGGCGTTCGATGGCTTTGATTTTCGCAAGGTGGCGCAGTATGGCGAGGCGGATATCGAACGCTTGATGAGCGACCCCGGGATCGTGCGCAACCGGGCGAAGATCCTGTCCACGATCAACAATGCCCGCCGGGCCTGCGAGCTGGTGAATGAAACCGGTTCGCTGGCGCGCTGGGTATGGTCTTTCGAACCCGACCCGCAGGAGCGTCCGGCGTTGGTGGACTTGGCGTACTGGAACGCCAACCCGACCTCGCCGGCTTCGGTGCGCTTGTCCAAAGCGCTCAAAAAACGCGGTTGGACCTTTGTCGGCCCGACCACGATGTATGCGTTGATGCAGGCGCTGGGTATGGTCAATGATCACCTGGAGGGTTGCGTCTGCCGAGAGCGCATCGAAGCGCTGCGTCGTCAGTTCGAACGACCTTGA
- a CDS encoding DUF1624 domain-containing protein, whose protein sequence is MTDAVSLRQRLLSIDALRGLVILFMLLDHVRETFLLHRQVGDPMSIDTTEPALFFSRTLAHLCAPVFVLLTGLSAWLYGQKYQGRRAVSAFLFKRGLFLVVLEFTLVNFAWTFQLPPAVIYLQVIWAIGVSMLALAALVWLPRPLLIALALMLIAGHNLLDGVHFTPDSAAQVAWSILHERSWIEVSDTLRLRVTYPVLPWIGVIALGYGLGPWFSNAALPAIRQRYLLLAGVGALLGFGLLRTVNGYGEKPWQAYDSGVQTVMSFFNITKYPPSLLFLALTLGIGLLLLLAFERAGHKRWISTLAVFGAAPMFFYLLHLYVLKILYVACVTVFGLNHGNFFGFDNIGAVWLAALALPLALYLPVRWFAALKARRRDITWLKYL, encoded by the coding sequence ATGACTGACGCTGTTTCGCTACGCCAACGCCTGCTTTCCATCGACGCCCTGCGCGGCCTGGTGATCCTCTTCATGCTGCTCGACCATGTACGCGAAACATTTCTGCTGCATCGTCAGGTCGGCGATCCGATGAGCATTGACACGACCGAGCCAGCGCTGTTTTTCAGCCGCACCCTCGCCCACCTTTGTGCGCCCGTGTTCGTGCTGCTCACCGGTTTGTCGGCCTGGCTGTACGGCCAGAAATACCAGGGCAGGCGCGCGGTGTCGGCATTTTTGTTCAAGCGTGGGCTGTTTCTGGTCGTATTGGAGTTCACGCTGGTCAACTTCGCCTGGACCTTCCAGTTGCCGCCTGCTGTGATCTATCTGCAGGTGATCTGGGCAATTGGCGTGAGCATGCTCGCCCTCGCCGCCCTGGTATGGTTGCCGCGCCCGCTGCTGATTGCCTTGGCGCTAATGCTTATTGCCGGGCACAACTTGCTCGACGGCGTACATTTCACACCCGACTCGGCGGCGCAGGTGGCGTGGTCGATCCTGCATGAGCGCAGTTGGATCGAGGTGTCCGACACCCTGCGCCTGCGTGTGACGTACCCGGTGCTGCCGTGGATCGGCGTGATTGCCCTGGGCTACGGCCTCGGGCCGTGGTTTTCGAATGCCGCGCTGCCAGCCATCCGCCAGCGTTATCTGCTGCTGGCGGGCGTCGGCGCGTTGCTGGGTTTTGGGCTGTTGCGGACGGTCAACGGGTATGGCGAAAAACCTTGGCAGGCCTATGACAGCGGCGTGCAGACCGTCATGAGCTTTTTCAATATCACCAAATACCCGCCTTCGCTGTTGTTCCTGGCGCTGACGCTGGGCATCGGCCTGCTGTTGCTGCTGGCGTTCGAACGCGCCGGGCACAAGCGCTGGATCAGCACGCTGGCGGTATTTGGCGCGGCGCCGATGTTCTTTTATCTGCTGCACCTGTATGTGCTCAAAATACTCTACGTCGCGTGTGTCACGGTGTTCGGGCTCAATCACGGCAATTTTTTCGGGTTCGACAACATTGGCGCCGTGTGGCTGGCGGCGTTGGCGCTGCCACTGGCGCTGTATCTGCCGGTGCGATGGTTTGCCGCACTCAAGGCGCGGCGCAGGGATATCACCTGGCTTAAATACCTCTGA